In one window of Methanosarcina vacuolata Z-761 DNA:
- a CDS encoding sulfite exporter TauE/SafE family protein, whose product MEDLIIYLLIGAAAGILSGLFGIGGGVIIIPALVVLQGFSQIKAQGTSLVALLPPVGILAFLEYYKRGNVDLYAGIIICIAMVISAKFGAQFANMLPMDVLRKAFGIFVILIGIKTFLGK is encoded by the coding sequence ATGGAAGATTTAATAATTTATTTACTGATTGGTGCTGCAGCAGGTATTTTAAGTGGACTATTCGGGATTGGTGGTGGGGTTATAATTATTCCTGCACTGGTTGTTTTACAGGGATTTTCTCAAATAAAAGCCCAGGGAACTTCTCTGGTCGCACTGCTTCCGCCTGTTGGCATACTTGCATTTCTTGAATACTATAAAAGGGGAAATGTTGATTTATATGCGGGTATAATCATTTGTATTGCTATGGTTATTAGTGCAAAATTCGGAGCACAATTCGCAAATATGCTCCCGATGGATGTGTTGAGAAAGGCTTTTGGTATATTTGTTATTTTAATAGGAATAAAGACCTTT